From one Mytilus trossulus isolate FHL-02 chromosome 10, PNRI_Mtr1.1.1.hap1, whole genome shotgun sequence genomic stretch:
- the LOC134687909 gene encoding uncharacterized protein LOC134687909, with protein sequence MMKTSLEVLIIFLFFPLSWGHLCLIHPLQRGSMDITMSGSKTCFRHGPECGGQPPETPVKWFMGGKQMWIKWQQNYNHYDVGYPGYMDVAYAPLNSSNWKTIAYVSDEYFYAQDHQRNYTAIVVLPNIECAHCVIRARYQSHKPGESIFYQCSDIVIKQTYAEQEQAKLIPPQQQDLDTQYGSILKKYNNLKRKHVRSQFIDQHCFIGFSYNRLTPFDGFLMSVNLRTGETREMEEFYINIALRQKQRNKMNQIRADNGDFVYDAISAINSNGNFVNLYHTGETADIVSDFVMEVDLKHPGDVIKRATIVNNLDFPISTILPYAEDSYYTVTLADRVNKGHFQFILGQLTYAAIQQFSYKPIMWSEPESLYVNYQWAEYDSVRNRVYLLMGNENSPDRLQARIYTYDITEGNVSWVEVDVSDYTYMSFHVHKKTDFALRFV encoded by the exons atgaTGAAGACATCACTGGAAGTCTTgataatatttcttttctttccgTTGTCATGGGGACATCTTTGTTTAATACATCCACTACAGAGAGGTTCTATGGATATAACAATG AGTGGAAGTAAAACATGTTTTCGTCACGGACCCGAATGTGGGGGACAGCCACCGGAGACACCAGTTAAGTGGTTTATGGGTGGCAAACAAATGTGGATAAAGTGGCAGCAAAATTATAATCATTACGATGTAGGATATCCAG GGTATATGGACGTGGCGTATGCACCGTTGAATTCATCGAACTGGAAAACTATAGCTTATGTGTCAGATGAGTATTTCTATGCTCAGGATCACCAAAGAAATTACACAGCAATAGTT gttcTTCCAAACATTGAGTGTGCTCATTGTGTAATTAGAGCTAGGTACCAGTCACACAAACCAGGAGAATCGATATTTTACCAGTGTTCGGatattgtaataaaacaaacatacgCAGAACAAGAACAAGCAAAGCTAATTCCACCACAACAACAAGACCTGGACACTCAGTATGGATccatattgaaaaaatataacaatttaaaaagaaaacacgtTCGTTCTCAGTTCATCGATCAACATTgttttattggattttcataCAACCGCTTAACTCCTTTTGATGGTTTCTTAATGAGTGTGAATTTAAGGACAGGCGAAACTAGAGAAATGGAAgaattttatatcaatattgcCCTTAGACAAAAACAGAGGAATAAAATGAATCAAATTAGGGCGGATAACGGCGATTTTGTGTATGATGCCATATCtgctattaattcaaatggcaATTTTGTGAATTTATACCACACTGGGGAAACGGCTGACATTGTTAGTGATTTTGTCATGGAGGTTGATCTGAAGCATCCAGGAGATGTCATTAAAAGGGCGACAATTGTCAACAATTTAGACTTCCCAATCAGCACAATACTTCCTTATGCTGAAGACAGTTATTATACAGTAACTCTGGCAGATCGTGTTAATAAAG GACATTTCCAGTTCATTCTTGGACAGTTGACATATGCAGCGATTCAGCAATTCTCTTACAAACCTATTATGTGGTCTGAACCAGAATCACTGTACGTTAATTATCAATGGGCGGAATATGACAGTGTGAGAAATCGTGTGTACTTACTGATGGGCAACGAAAACTCGCCTGATCGACTTCAGGCAAGAATATATACATACGATATCACTGAAGG aAACGTTTCATGGGTTGAGGTAGATGTTTCAGATTATACGTATATGTCTTTTCATGTTCATAAAAAGACAg ATTTTGCATTGCGCTTTGTATAA